The Chroicocephalus ridibundus chromosome 3, bChrRid1.1, whole genome shotgun sequence genome has a segment encoding these proteins:
- the LOC134512957 gene encoding protein ELYS-like has product MQDLTAEVTSSLLQFPEVTLQALGEDEGTLGSVLCGRFSGGRNGLAWLARGPHLEVVNCVTGERLSAYRFSGVNEQPPTVRVVKEFSWEKRTGLLVGLEDAEGSVLCLYDLGLSRVVKAVVLPGRVTAIEPIANHGGPSVSTQHLHQSLRWLFGVAAVATDAGHLLLVDLSLDDCSCTQNDIEALDLEVVTKNPAEVAQRRETVTSEGRHLCFQLQNASGTAVSALCYISRSNQLVVGFSDGYLSLWNMKTLKREHHSQLEGGRIPVYAVTFQEPENDPRNCCYLWAVQSTQESEGDVVSLHLLQLAFGDRKRVASGQVMYEGLEYRGEKFSLDLTGGVFPLRGQLSTKLISCQTVEKFRSDVDGKDSVNEVTSPDTSVSVFSWQVNTYGQGKPSTYLGVFDINRWYSAQMPDSLRPEEFPHECPYFALWSLDTVVSVTSPKLLLDILVHERSLSRGVPPSYPPPERFFHPGNYNFDGTCLLTSGVVHMTCTGFQKETLNFLKKSGPSIWEAIQESYNRCLVAGLLSPRPVDVQPSSLSQEEQLEAVLSAAVQTGSVGLLTGCIKHWISEEQPRSAGNLRFVLEWTWNQVISTKEEFDQICVPLFDGSCNFIDPQTLRSLQRCQLLLSNLSTVLNCFLTEAQELTEKGFADVTNKQAVTGLISLYARVVIWFCRSGLLPEGLDDDTRLSRPFYNYPLIESYYTGQRQKLERLSRGKWDSDCLMVDGMVSQLGDQVEKLWRRDAGGTGKYPPASLHALLDLYLLENIEENCKHAITIYLLLDIKRSFPSETETSVDSFATAFGMPWGLVKLVEGFWLLDHNDYENSLALLFHPATIKTASWQHKRIIQSLLCQGEHGQALRYIQLMRPPTASSGEVQLLLTVLLSNRCMVEAWGLLHQHAAQANLEDLLKHMYEMCREMGLMEDLLKLPFTDTEQECLEKFLRTSAGVQNQEFLLVYHLQRANYIAALELNQSMNVNLMNDGDHRLTDRAVARNSLLAQYGKILPRIERQLAVERAKLYHLPALASREVSRPKPLTPVRKQAKAGNVRRRPNFLAKILSRIKESWAGMKEKTGFQLPLHLRDDQFALLYEQKNPEYLPGRRTRTPHGLME; this is encoded by the exons ggagaaacggcctggcgtggttggcacgtggtcctcaccttgaggtggtgaactgtgtgacaggagagcggctctctgcgtaccgtttcagtggagtcaatgaacagcctcccactgttcgtgtggtgaaggagttttcctgggagaagagaactggactgctggttgggttggaagacgcagagggaagtgttctctgtctgtacgaccttggactctcaagagtggttaaagcagttgttcttcccgggagg gtaaccgctatagaacccatagcgaatcacggaggacccagcgtgagcactcagcacctccatcagagtctgcgatggctctttggggtggcagcagtggctacagatgctggccatctgcttctggttgaccttagtttggatgattgctcctgcactcagaacgatatcgaagcattgg atctagaagttgtcactaaaaatcctgctgaagttgcacaaagaagagaaactgtgaccagcgaagggagacatctctgttttcaactacaaaatgcttccggaacagcagtatcagccctgtgctacataagcagaagcaaccagctcgttgtgggtttctcggatggctacctgtcgctctggaatatgaaaactttgaagagaga gcaccactctcagcttgaaggagggaggattcctgtctatgctgtcacttttcaagagcctgagaatgatcctcgcaattgttgctacttgtgggctgttcagtctacgcaggaaag tgaaggtgatgtggtgagtttacacctgctgcagttagcgtttggtgacagaaaacgcgtggcctcaggacaagtcatgtatgag ggtttggaataccgtggcgaaaagttcagtttagatctcacgggtggagtctttcccttgagaggccagttgagtactaaattaatcagctgccagactgtcgaaaaattccgcagcgacgttgacggaaaggatagcgtaaatgaag tcacgtctcctgacaccagtgtctcagtcttcagttggcaagtgaatacgtacggtcagggaaaaccatctacttacctgggtgtatttgacattaatcgctggtattctgctcaaatgccagattcgctaag gccggaagaattccctcatgagtgcccctattttgcactgtggtcgctggatactgtagtgagcgtgacttctccgaagctccttttggatattctggtccatgagcggagtctaagtcggggagttcctccttcttatccaccacctgagcggttttttcatccaggcaactataactttg atggtacgtgcttgctgacctccggagtcgttcacatgacttgcaccggcttccagaaggag accttgaattttttgaagaaatctggcccttcaatatgggaagccattcaggagagctacaataggtgtcttgtagctggcttgctgtctccaagaccagttgatgtccagccatccagtttgagtcag gaggagcagctggaagcagtattgtcagctgctgtccagacaggttctgtgggacttctgactggatgcattaaacattggatatctgaag agcagccaaggtctgctggtaatttacggtttgttcttgagtggacatggaaccaagtgatctctacaaaggaagaatttgaccaaatct gtgttccgctgtttgatggctcttgcaacttcattgacccccagacattacggtctctccagcgctgccagttgcttttgagcaaccttagcacggtcttaaactgttttctcacagaagcacaagagcttactgaaaaag gttttgcagacgtgacaaataagcaagcggtaaccggcctcatttctttgtatgcacgagtggtcatctggttctgtcgatccggtctccttccagagggtttag atgacgatacgcgtttgtcgagacctttctacaattatcctctgattgagagctactatactggtcagcgacagaaacttgagcgtttatcaag aggaaaatgggactcggactgcttgatggttgatggaatggtttcccagttaggagaccaagtggagaagctgtggcggagagatgcaggaggaactgggaaatacccgcctgccagtttgcat gcactgctggatctctatttgctagaaaacattgaagaaaactgcaaacacgcaatt acaatttacttgctgctggatatcaagcgttcctttccgagtgagacagagacttcagtcgactcctttgcaactgcctttggcatgccttggggacttgttaagcttgttgaaggtttttggcttctagatcacaatgattacgaa aattcactggccctgctctttcatcccgctacaatcaaaaccgcgtcatggcagcacaagagaattattcagtccctcctgtgccaaggggagcatgggcaagccctcagatacatccagctgatgaggccacccacggcaagcagcggggaagtgcagcttctcctcactgtgttgctctccaatag gtgcatggtggaggcttggggtctgttgcaccaacatgccgctcaggcaaacttagaagacctcttaaaacacatgtacgaaatgtgccgggagatgggcctgatggaagacttgctgaagctgcctttcacagacaccgaacaa gagtgtttggagaagtttttaaggaccagtgctggtgttcagaatcaagaattccttttagtctaccatctgcagcgtgccaactacattgcagcactggagctgaatcaatccatgaatgtcaatcttatg aacgacggcgatcatcgcttgaccgacagagcagttgccagaaattctctattagcccaatatggcaagatccttccacgaattgaaaggcagctggccgtagagagagccaagctttaccatttgcctgcactggcctcaagagaag tctcaagaccaaagccattaactccagtaagaaaacaagctaaagcaggaaatgtgcgtcgaagaccaaattttctggcgaaaatattgtccagaattaaagaatcctgggcaggaatgaaggagaaaaccggtttc cagctccctctgcatctccgggATGATCAGTTCGCCCTCCTCTACGAGCAGAAGaacccagaatatcttccaggaaggagaactcgAACCCCACATGGACTGATGGAGTaa